From one Pararge aegeria chromosome 21, ilParAegt1.1, whole genome shotgun sequence genomic stretch:
- the LOC120633499 gene encoding ribonuclease kappa-B-like, giving the protein MSCKFCGPKLSLVGVVLSVWGIIQLTLMGVFYAIKSVALLEDLPLGGSHKDISEFIGEVETGYTQNSHNCWIAALLYVITLVISGHQFWLNNRSSVSM; this is encoded by the exons ATGTCTTGCAAATTCTGTGGCCCTAAGCTTTCGCTAGTCGGAGTCGTCCTTAGTGTGTGGGGAATTATACAACTG ACTTTAATGGGCGTCTTTTACGCTATTAAATCAGTAGCTCTCCTTGAAGACCTCCCACTTGGTGGCTCTCATAAGGACATCAGTGAATTTATAGGAGAAGTTGAAACTGGATACACACAG AATTCGCACAACTGCTGGATTGCTGCCTTACTGTATGTGATCACATTGGTTATCAGTGGCCACCAGTTTTGGTTGAATAATCGCTCTTCAGTTAGCATGTAA
- the LOC120633257 gene encoding testis-specific serine/threonine-protein kinase 3-like isoform X1, whose product MPGPDVRAEDNVHGEMSSGPTATVHSGVEAKSDRKLTVLETHGYILGRTIGSGSYATVKVATSDRHSCQVAIKIISKFQAPGDYLKKFLPREIEVVKGLKHENLIRFLQAIETTHRVYIVMEYAENGSLLDIIRKDQYIDESRGRRWFKQLVEAVDYCHERGVVHRDIKCENLLMDHGLNIKLSDFGFARGHMKPKNGVFSLSETFCGSYAYASPEILKGVPYRPQDSDIWSMGVVLYAIVYGRLPFDDTNYTQLLKQVQNKVSFPREPKVSADCRKLIIKILAPLKMRARIPQILADSWLNPSPPTKDENLDANPDKAQASKEEIKSVNIGTVTFDRKLEEVK is encoded by the exons ATGCCAGGGCCGGATGTGAGAGCCGAAGACAATGTTCATGGCGAGATGTCTTCAGGGCCCACGGCTACCGTTCACAGTGGCGTTGAAGCTAAATCTGATAGAAAACTAACCGTACTGGAAACTCATGGATATATTTTAGGGAGAACTATAGGTTCCGGTTCTTATGCCACAGTTAag GTAGCGACGAGCGATCGCCATAGCTGTCAAgtggcaataaaaataataagtaagtttCAAGCACCCGGTGACTACCTGAAGAAGTTTCTACCGAGAGAGATAGAAGTTGTCAAAGGACTGAAGCATGAAAACTTAATACGCTTCCTGCAGGCTATCGAAACCACTCATag AGTATACATTGTTATGGAATATGCCGAGAACGGCAGCCTGCTCGATATTATTCGCAAAGACCAGTACATAGATGAATCGCGTGGTCGTCGTTGGTTCAAGCAGCTTGTCGAGGCGGTAGACTATTGCCATGAAAGAGGGGTTGTCCATCG AGATATAAAGTGCGAAAACTTACTGATGGATCATGGTCTGAACATAAAGCTATCTGACTTTGGATTTGCAAGAGGTCATATGAAGCCAAAGAATGGAGTTTTCTCACTAAGCGAAACCTTTTGCGGAAGCTATGCCTACGCGTCTCCAGAAATATTGAAAGGAGTTCCCTATAGACCACAGGATTCCGATATTTGGAGCATGGGCGTAGTACTTTACGCAATCGTTTATGGGCGACTGCCGTTTGATGATACAAATTACACCCAATTGTTGAag cAAGTCCAGAACAAAGTGTCCTTTCCCCGCGAACCCAAAGTGTCAGCTGACTGTCGGAAGCTAATCATTAAAATCTTGGCCCCTCTAAAAATGCGTGCCAGAATACCGCAGATACTGGCTGACTCTTGGCTTAACCCCAGCCCACCAACGAAAGACGAAAACTTGGATGCCAATCCG GATAAAGCTCAAGCTAGCAAAGAGGAAATAAAAAGCGTAAACATTGGAACTGTAACATTTGACAGGAAATTGGAGGAAGTTAAATAA
- the LOC120633257 gene encoding testis-specific serine/threonine-protein kinase 3-like isoform X2 has translation MPGPDVRAEDNVHGEMSSGPTATVHSGVEAKSDRKLTVLETHGYILGRTIGSGSYATVKVATSDRHSCQVAIKIISKFQAPGDYLKKFLPREIEVVKGLKHENLIRFLQAIETTHRVYIVMEYAENGSLLDIIRKDQYIDESRGRRWFKQLVEAVDYCHERGVVHRDIKCENLLMDHGLNIKLSDFGFARGHMKPKNGVFSLSETFCGSYAYASPEILKGVPYRPQDSDIWSMGVVLYAIVYGRLPFDDTNYTQLLKQVQNKVSFPREPKVSADCRKLIIKILAPLKMRARIPQILADSWLNPSPPTKDENLDANPLLKLNIRYINKI, from the exons ATGCCAGGGCCGGATGTGAGAGCCGAAGACAATGTTCATGGCGAGATGTCTTCAGGGCCCACGGCTACCGTTCACAGTGGCGTTGAAGCTAAATCTGATAGAAAACTAACCGTACTGGAAACTCATGGATATATTTTAGGGAGAACTATAGGTTCCGGTTCTTATGCCACAGTTAag GTAGCGACGAGCGATCGCCATAGCTGTCAAgtggcaataaaaataataagtaagtttCAAGCACCCGGTGACTACCTGAAGAAGTTTCTACCGAGAGAGATAGAAGTTGTCAAAGGACTGAAGCATGAAAACTTAATACGCTTCCTGCAGGCTATCGAAACCACTCATag AGTATACATTGTTATGGAATATGCCGAGAACGGCAGCCTGCTCGATATTATTCGCAAAGACCAGTACATAGATGAATCGCGTGGTCGTCGTTGGTTCAAGCAGCTTGTCGAGGCGGTAGACTATTGCCATGAAAGAGGGGTTGTCCATCG AGATATAAAGTGCGAAAACTTACTGATGGATCATGGTCTGAACATAAAGCTATCTGACTTTGGATTTGCAAGAGGTCATATGAAGCCAAAGAATGGAGTTTTCTCACTAAGCGAAACCTTTTGCGGAAGCTATGCCTACGCGTCTCCAGAAATATTGAAAGGAGTTCCCTATAGACCACAGGATTCCGATATTTGGAGCATGGGCGTAGTACTTTACGCAATCGTTTATGGGCGACTGCCGTTTGATGATACAAATTACACCCAATTGTTGAag cAAGTCCAGAACAAAGTGTCCTTTCCCCGCGAACCCAAAGTGTCAGCTGACTGTCGGAAGCTAATCATTAAAATCTTGGCCCCTCTAAAAATGCGTGCCAGAATACCGCAGATACTGGCTGACTCTTGGCTTAACCCCAGCCCACCAACGAAAGACGAAAACTTGGATGCCAATCCG CTGTTAAAACTTAACATcagatatataaacaaaatataa
- the LOC120633117 gene encoding ribonuclease kappa-like has translation MGLLFGCGLCCMLLSIWAILQLSVMGIFFKMEVLAFIEEAEPDHHEYEDYDDFMKQTKENYHKVSINCWIAAVIYAITLGLSYLCIKRAREKDVAAAEKLTDDEAFCRGKPKKS, from the exons ATGGGTCTACTATTCGGTTGCGGTTTATGCTGCATGCTGTTAAGCATATGGGCAATTCTACAGCTG AGTGTGATgggaattttctttaaaatggaAGTCCTTGCTTTTATAGAAGAGGCCGAACCAGACCATCACGAGTATGAAGATTATGATGACTTCATGAAACAAACTAAGGAAAATTACCATAAAGTTT CCATTAACTGCTGGATTGCAGCTGTTATATACGCGATAACGCTGGGTTTATCGTATTTGTGCATCAAACGTGCAAGGGAGAAGGACGTGGCTGCGGCAGAGAAATTGACAGACGATGAAGCATTTTGTAGAGGGAAGCCTAAGAAGTCTTAG